TAAATATATTCAAAAACAATACCTTTGCCCGAAATAGCGCCATTTTGTTTGCCGGCACGATCGTCGCCAATTTGATGAACTATTTTTTCCATTTGGCGATCGGCCGGATGGTTAGCGCGGAGATCTACGGCGAAACCGAATCTTTGATCTCGCTCATCGCCATTATTTCCGTGCCGGCCGCGGCATTAGGCCTGGTTGCTACTAAATTCGCGGCGATCGGCAAAGCGGAAAACCATCCGGAGAGCAGTTTGGGGCTGATGAAATATCTTTACCGGCAGGTCTTTGTTTATGGTTTGCCGGTTTTTTTGCTGGCCTTGGCCGTAACGCCGCTGGTTGCCGATTTTTTAAAGATCCAGGGTTTTTTGCCCGTAGTGATGATCTGGGCGGCGATGTTTTTATCCTTTTTTGGCGTGATCAATCTGGGGATTTTGAGCGGCTGGCAAAAATTCGGTTCAGTCAGCTGGAACAGCGTCTTGGGGACATTGACCAAATTGATCTGCGGCGTCGTCTTGGTCAAATTAGGTTTCGCGCTTAATGGCATTATCGGCAGTTTTCTCGTTAGCGGCGTGGTTGCTTATTTTGCTTCCGTGATCATGCTGAAATTCTTAAAAACCGCAGCGAATGAAACTCCGGGCGTGATAAAAAAAATTAATTTTCAGTCGGTGAAAAATTACGTGATTCCCGTTTTTGTCGGCAGCTTGGCGATCAATCTGTTGGGAAATGCCGACATGATACTCGCCAAGCATAATCTTGACCCGATCTTGGCCGGAAGCTATGGCGCGCTGAATGTCACTTCCAAGATAATCTTTTTTGTCACCGGCGTGATCGCCTCGGTTCTTTTCGCCATGGCCGCCGAACACAGCCATCAGCAAGCTAATTCAAAACCCATCCTGAAAAACGCCTTGTGGCTGACGATAGTGTTTTGCTTAGCCTCGATAATTTTTTATTTTTTATTTCCCCGCTTCATCCTGGAGATATTTTTCGGCAGTAAATATCTGTCCGCCGCTTCCTATCTGGGCTGGTTTGCCGTCAGCGCGTCGCTGTTTTCGCTGGCCAATCTGATCTTGCAATATTTATTGTCGATCCACGCGACCAAAATCGCTTATATTTATCTGGTTATTTCGCTTTTAGCCGGTATTGGCATCTTATTGCTTGGCAGGAATATTTTTGCTATCTTGATTATGATCGGCTTGAGCAATCTGGCCAGTGTTTTGATTGGCGCTATTTTCCTTTTTCGCAAGCGATTTTCAGCGATAGAGGAGGAAATTACGCCGATAATTAATTATATCGAATGAATACGAGGGCCCGTGATATCCGGCGGGCTCGAATAATTACCTTAAACCATATGTTCGAAAAAAGAATTATTTCCATAGTTGTTCCGGTCTATAACGAGGAGAAAAATATCAACCTTTTTTATGGAGCCCTGGTGAGGATTTTGGCGAATTCGGCGGCGAGTTTTGATTTTGAATTGATTTTTGTCAACGACGGTTCGACTGATCAAAGCGCCGGGATCATTGAGGGGCTGGCTCGTACCGACCAGAGAATAAAATATCTGGAATTTTCCCGCAATTTCGGCAAGGAGATCGCCACGACAGCCGGATTGAATAACGCGCGAGGCGCCGCGGCAATCATGATTGACGCCGATCTTCAGCATCCCGTGGAATTGATTCCCGAGCTGATCGCCAAATGGCAGAATGGCGCCGAGGTGGTGATCGGGGTGCGCAAAAGCAATCGGGGCGAAGGGATAATCAAAAAAATCGGCTCCCGGCTTTTTTATCAGATCATCAATAATATCGCCGAAATAAGAATCATTCCCCAGGCGACGGATTTCCGGTTGATCGATCGGGCGGTGATCGACGAATTCAACCGCTTTACTGAAAATAACCGCATGACCCGGGCGCTGATCGACTGGCTCGGCTTCAAGCGCGAATATGTTTATTTTGACGCTAAAGAGCGAACCGACGGGAAGGCCAAATATGGTTTTTGGAAACTTTTCCATCTGGCGGTTTCGAGTTTCGTGGCTCTGAGTTTGCTGCCCTTGAAATTGGCCGGTTATCTGGGCATCTTGATCATTTTTTTCTCCGGCGCGCTCGGACTTTATATTTTAGTGGGCAAATACTTTTTTCATTTTTACTATGCTTCCAGTTTTTCCGGC
This genomic window from Patescibacteria group bacterium contains:
- a CDS encoding oligosaccharide flippase family protein encodes the protein MINIFKNNTFARNSAILFAGTIVANLMNYFFHLAIGRMVSAEIYGETESLISLIAIISVPAAALGLVATKFAAIGKAENHPESSLGLMKYLYRQVFVYGLPVFLLALAVTPLVADFLKIQGFLPVVMIWAAMFLSFFGVINLGILSGWQKFGSVSWNSVLGTLTKLICGVVLVKLGFALNGIIGSFLVSGVVAYFASVIMLKFLKTAANETPGVIKKINFQSVKNYVIPVFVGSLAINLLGNADMILAKHNLDPILAGSYGALNVTSKIIFFVTGVIASVLFAMAAEHSHQQANSKPILKNALWLTIVFCLASIIFYFLFPRFILEIFFGSKYLSAASYLGWFAVSASLFSLANLILQYLLSIHATKIAYIYLVISLLAGIGILLLGRNIFAILIMIGLSNLASVLIGAIFLFRKRFSAIEEEITPIINYIE
- a CDS encoding glycosyltransferase family 2 protein encodes the protein MFEKRIISIVVPVYNEEKNINLFYGALVRILANSAASFDFELIFVNDGSTDQSAGIIEGLARTDQRIKYLEFSRNFGKEIATTAGLNNARGAAAIMIDADLQHPVELIPELIAKWQNGAEVVIGVRKSNRGEGIIKKIGSRLFYQIINNIAEIRIIPQATDFRLIDRAVIDEFNRFTENNRMTRALIDWLGFKREYVYFDAKERTDGKAKYGFWKLFHLAVSSFVALSLLPLKLAGYLGILIIFFSGALGLYILVGKYFFHFYYASSFSGTAQLGILIVFLVGIILMSLGLMALYIANIHGEVTHRPLYVIRKRK